In a single window of the Raphanus sativus cultivar WK10039 chromosome 9, ASM80110v3, whole genome shotgun sequence genome:
- the LOC108828220 gene encoding SPX domain-containing membrane protein At1g63010, with amino-acid sequence MMKKKVKQYAEQIRGGSQHPRHVLKDFSRMLDTQIEKTVLFMLEQQGLLSGRLATLRETHDAVLEQPDISKIVELRESYRDVGRDLLQLLVFVELNAIGLRKILKKFDKRFGYRFADYYVKTRANHPYSQLQQVFKHVGVGAVVGAISRNLHELQEHEGSFYSIYDQPVLPLQDPVVEAIKTAVDKLTNSTSFLNFLAQHALIMQDDLQTPSEDTIDERTYHFNSLLLNLGNTFLYMVNTYIIVPTADDYSMSLGAAATVCGIVIGSMAVAQVFSSVYFSAWSNKSYFKPLVFSSIALFIGNLMYALAYDANSMWLLLLGRLCCGLGSARAVNRRYISDCVPLRIRMQASAGFVSASALGMACGPALAGLLQIKFKIYKLTFNQSTLPGWVMAVAWLFYLVWLCISFKEPLRDTEDQERSNPNETTSVTEREENSRAVEEGLRKPLLITSGLKVEDEDEEDCDESEESAEDSRRPANSFGDAYRLLTPSVKVQLLIYFMLKYAMEILLSESSVVTSYYFGWTTSSVAIFLACLGLTVLPINILVGSYISNMFEDRQILLTSEIIVFIGILFSFNLFVPYTVPQYVISGLVMFVAAEVLEGVNLSLLSRVMSSRLSKGTYNGGLLSTEAGTLARVVADATITLGGYLGRNHLLNATLLPSLVICVGSIVATCCTYNSLY; translated from the exons atgatgaagaagaaagtgaaGCAATATGCTGAGCAGATACGAGGAGGTTCTCAACATCCTCGCCATGTTCTGAAAGATTTCTCCAGGATGCTCGATACTCAA ATTGAGAAAACTGTCCTTTTCATGCTGGAACAACAAGGGTTGCTTTCAGGGCGACTAGCCACGTTGAGGGAAACGCATGATGCTGTTCTCGAGCAGCCTGACATATCGAAAATTGTGGAGCTACGAGAATCATACAGAGATGTCGGAAGGGATCTTCTACAGCTCCTGGTGTTCGTTGAGTTGAACGCCATTGGTCTGCGCAAGATACTTAAGAAATTTGACAAACGGTTTGGCTATAGGTTCGCCGACTACTACGTGAAAACCCGAGCTAACCATCCTTACTCACAGCTTCAGCAAGTGTTTAAGCACGTG GGTGTAGGAGCTGTTGTTGGGGCAATATCTCGCAACCTTCATGAGCTTCAAGAACACGAAGGAAGTTTTTATTCAATTTACGACCAACCTGTTCTTCCTCTTCAg GACCCAGTGGTTGAGGCAATTAAGACAGCAGTGGACAAGTTAACAAACTCAACGAGTTTCCTCAACTTCTTGGCACAGCATGCTCTTATCATGCAAGATGATTTGCAGACTCCTTCAGAGGATACCATCGATGAGCGGACTTACCATTTCAACTCGTTACTCCTGAACTTAGGAAACACGTTCTTGTACATGGTCAACACATACATCATCGTCCCTACAGCAGATGACTATTCCATGAGCCTTGGAGCTGCAGCAACGGTTTGTGGTATCGTCATTGGATCTATGGCCGTGGCTCAAGTTTTCTCCTCGGTTTATTTCAGCGCCTGGTCCAACAAGTCTTACTTCAAACCTCTTGTGTTCAGCAGCATTGCTCTCTTTATAGGGAACCTAATGTATGCGTTGGCTTATGATGCCAATTCCATGTGGCTTCTCTTACTCGGCCGTCTCTGTTGTGG GCTGGGATCAGCAAGAGCTGTGAACAGGAGATACATCAGTGATTGTGTGCCTTTAAGAATCCGAATGCAGGCGTCAGCAGGTTTTGTGAGTGCTAGTGCTCTTGGAATGGCTTGTGGTCCTGCACTCGCCGGTTTGCTCCAAATCAAATTCAAGATCTACAAGCTGACATTTAACCAGTCCACTTTGCCTGGGTGGGTTATGGCTGTGGCTTGGCTTTTCTATTTGGTATGGCTGTGCATTTCATTCAAGGAGCCATTGCGTGATACAGAGGATCAAGAAAGAAGCAACCCGAATGAAACAACTTCAG TgacagagagagaagagaatagTAGAGCCGTGGAGGAAGGTCTTCGAAAGCCGTTGCTGATTACTTCAGGACTCAAGGTGGAAGACGAAGACGAAGAGGATTGCGATGAAAGCGAAGAATCTGCAGAAGATTCTCGCAGACCTGCAAATTCTTTCGGTGATGCATACCGACTTCTTACTCCATCTGTTAAG GTTCAACTGTTGATCTACTTCATGCTCAAATACGCCATGGAGATATTACTGTCGGAGTCTAGTGTGGTTACTTCATACTATTTTGGTTGGACAACAAGCTCCGTTGCCATCTTTCTGGCCTGCCTTGGCCTCACGGTGCTACCAATCAACATTCTTGTGGGAAGTTACATCAGTAACATGTTTGAAGACAG GCAAATACTTTTGACATCTGAGATCATCGTCTTTATCGGGATCCTCTTCAGTTTTAATCTGTTTGTTCCATACACCGTACCTCAATACGTAATCTCTGGTCTAGTAATGTTCGTCGCTGCTGAAGTACTCGAag GTGTGAACCTATCGTTGTTATCGAGGGTAATGTCATCGAGGCTATCAAAAGGAACATACAACGGAGGATTGCTGTCGACGGAAGCTGGAACGTTGGCTAGGGTTGTGGCGGATGCAACCATAACATTGGGAGGATACTTGGGAAGAAACCATCTCTTGAATGCAACTCTTCTACCATCACTTGTCATCTGCGTTGGCTCCATTGTTGCTACTTGTTGTACTTATAACTCTCTCTACTGA